TCGGTATCTTGAAAATATCCAATTCGTTTTTTCTTACTAAATGCAGAAGCAGGTCAAGGGGCCCTGCAAAAGATTCCAATTTTACACTGTATGTCATATTTATCTGCCGAGCAAACTAAGTGCAGGGGTAATGAAATTAATATTGAACAAGTTTGTCCAAATGTAAACAACAGGTAATATAATAAATCGTAGCATACCAGTTAAAAACATAAAGAGGAGAATGTATATTGCAAAAGGTTGGATTTTCATATATTGTCTTTCGGCTTCATCTGATAAAAGTCCGGCTAATATATGGGAACCGTCTAACGGTGACAATGGAATAAGATTAAATATCCCGAGTATTAAATTTAAAAGTATGGCAAATGCCACGAAGGATTCCGCTAAAGAATGTGGAGGTAGTAGTCCTGTTTTAAATAAAATAGTAAAACAAAATGCAAGGATAAAATTGGTTAAAGGACCTGATATCCCAATTAAAATCATGTCCTTTTTGGGATTTTTTAGATTGTATGGATTTATAGGAACAGGTTTTGCCCATCCAATTAAAAAAGGGCTTTGGCTTATTAATGCAATGAGAGGTAGCACTAATGTACCGAAGACATCAATATGAGGTCTTGGATCCAAAGTCAATCGAGCAAGTAGAGGAGGGCTATTATCTCCTAATTTTTGTCCCATCCATGCGTGGAAATACTCATGAAAAACAACCGAGCCAAGTAAAACGATATAAGCAGATATAACCTTCAATAAGAGCAAATTTTAGCC
The nucleotide sequence above comes from bacterium. Encoded proteins:
- a CDS encoding site-2 protease family protein — protein: MLLLKVISAYIVLLGSVVFHEYFHAWMGQKLGDNSPPLLARLTLDPRPHIDVFGTLVLPLIALISQSPFLIGWAKPVPINPYNLKNPKKDMILIGISGPLTNFILAFCFTILFKTGLLPPHSLAESFVAFAILLNLILGIFNLIPLSPLDGSHILAGLLSDEAERQYMKIQPFAIYILLFMFLTGMLRFIILPVVYIWTNLFNINFITPALSLLGR